In one Bacillus thuringiensis genomic region, the following are encoded:
- a CDS encoding AAA family ATPase, translated as MRPIQLIMTAFGPYKQKEVIDFEDLGEHRIFAISGNTGAGKTTIFDAICYVLYGEASGEERSDTSMLRSQFADDNVYTSVELTFQLKGKRYEIKRQLGHKKQGNKTITGHAVELYEVIDEEKVPAVDRFHVTDVNKKVEDLIGLSKHQFSQIVMLPQGEFRKLLTSETENKEEILRRIFKTDRYKLMRELLDQKRKQWKDVLQEKQKERELYFRNVFKLPIRDGALLETLVEQEHVNTHQVVEALEQETAVYKAEVEQLQVEQDVQTKQLKDAETRFHAAKSVNDKFIDLQQKNEKYNTLQENRAAIERKEKFFKRAEQAKRLLPFEQWYEEAMQNEQKAESLLKQIIVKQEQIMNSFELAQEKYEVVKNKEAEREEAKKLVQRLEELQAIIASLAERKLNLQNAEIQIGKLKESMQKLDQQLEEHTNQKQRMSDEMQQLEQALEQYVAKVEELTNMREDAKVLKQAYDVWQEKQKFEQEKEAANNKMQVAVRAYENMERRWLSEQAGILARHLHDGESCPVCGSTNHPQKATEQSNAIDEKELNDLRDKKNIAEKFHVQVEEKWNFYRLQYEQVIEEVVKRGYNSEKLVETYSALVQKGKQLAADVNTLKASEETRKQIAANMKSVEEKIEELQKQKREVETMQHRTEIECMQLRTSYEHDKRNIPENLQTVQAWKAQFNQAMQELRLMEDEWKKVQEAYQHWQNENIRIQAEQKGASNQFESAKLKKEETFARFMKELEQSGFTDQFTYKEAKLSDAEMEMLQKEIQGYYSSLEVLAKQIEELNSELKDKEYMDITSLGEHIKDLEINLDIIKEKRQRAQNAVTYISDLHENIRRIDEQIHEEEKAFQELVDLYEVMKGDNESRISFERYILIEYLEQIVQIANERLRKLSNGQFYLKRSERVEKRNRQSGLGLDVYDAYTGQTRDVKTLSGGEKFNASLCLALGMADVIQAYEGGISIETMFIDEGFGSLDEESLTKAVDALIDLQKSGRFIGVISHVQELKNAMPAVLEVTKQKDGCSQTRFVVK; from the coding sequence ATGAGACCGATTCAGCTTATTATGACAGCATTCGGGCCATATAAACAGAAAGAAGTAATCGATTTTGAAGATCTTGGAGAACATCGTATTTTCGCTATTTCTGGGAATACAGGAGCTGGAAAAACAACGATTTTTGATGCGATTTGTTATGTGTTATATGGTGAGGCTAGTGGAGAAGAACGTAGTGATACGAGCATGCTTCGAAGTCAATTTGCTGATGATAATGTTTATACAAGTGTTGAACTAACCTTTCAGTTAAAAGGGAAACGCTATGAAATAAAACGACAACTTGGACATAAAAAACAAGGGAACAAGACGATCACAGGACATGCAGTAGAATTATATGAAGTAATTGATGAAGAGAAGGTTCCAGCCGTTGATCGTTTTCATGTAACGGATGTAAATAAAAAAGTAGAAGATTTAATTGGTTTAAGTAAACATCAATTTAGCCAAATTGTTATGTTACCCCAAGGGGAATTCCGAAAACTATTAACATCTGAGACGGAAAACAAAGAAGAGATCTTACGTCGTATTTTTAAAACGGATCGTTATAAGTTAATGCGTGAGTTACTTGACCAAAAACGAAAACAATGGAAAGACGTCTTACAAGAAAAGCAGAAAGAGCGAGAGTTATACTTCCGCAATGTTTTTAAATTACCAATCCGTGATGGAGCATTATTAGAGACTTTAGTGGAACAAGAACATGTAAATACGCATCAAGTAGTAGAAGCATTAGAACAAGAAACAGCTGTGTATAAGGCAGAGGTTGAGCAATTACAAGTAGAACAAGATGTTCAAACGAAGCAATTAAAAGATGCTGAAACACGTTTTCATGCAGCGAAATCTGTAAATGATAAATTTATAGATTTACAACAAAAGAATGAGAAATATAACACTTTACAAGAGAACCGTGCAGCAATTGAAAGGAAAGAAAAATTCTTTAAACGTGCGGAACAAGCAAAGCGCTTATTACCATTTGAACAATGGTATGAAGAAGCGATGCAAAATGAGCAGAAAGCTGAAAGTTTGTTAAAACAGATAATTGTCAAACAAGAACAGATAATGAATAGTTTTGAACTTGCTCAGGAGAAGTATGAAGTAGTAAAGAATAAAGAAGCTGAACGAGAAGAGGCTAAAAAACTTGTTCAAAGATTAGAAGAGTTACAAGCGATTATTGCATCATTAGCTGAGAGAAAGTTGAATTTACAAAATGCCGAAATTCAAATAGGGAAATTAAAAGAAAGTATGCAAAAGTTGGATCAACAACTAGAAGAACATACAAACCAAAAACAGAGAATGTCTGATGAAATGCAGCAATTAGAACAAGCACTTGAGCAATATGTAGCTAAAGTGGAAGAACTAACGAATATGCGAGAAGATGCAAAAGTTTTAAAGCAAGCATATGATGTTTGGCAAGAAAAACAAAAATTCGAGCAAGAAAAAGAAGCGGCAAATAATAAAATGCAAGTGGCAGTTCGTGCATATGAAAACATGGAGCGCCGCTGGTTAAGTGAACAAGCTGGTATATTAGCTCGTCATTTACATGACGGTGAATCTTGTCCGGTATGTGGTAGTACGAATCATCCTCAAAAAGCTACAGAGCAAAGTAATGCGATCGATGAAAAAGAGTTAAACGATTTAAGAGATAAGAAGAACATTGCTGAAAAATTCCATGTGCAAGTAGAGGAGAAATGGAATTTCTATCGACTACAATATGAACAAGTGATAGAAGAAGTTGTGAAGCGTGGCTATAACTCCGAAAAATTAGTTGAAACATATAGTGCACTTGTTCAAAAAGGAAAACAATTAGCAGCAGACGTTAATACGTTAAAAGCAAGTGAAGAAACACGTAAGCAGATTGCTGCGAACATGAAAAGCGTAGAAGAAAAAATAGAAGAACTTCAGAAACAAAAACGAGAAGTGGAAACAATGCAGCACCGTACAGAAATCGAGTGTATGCAACTTCGTACGTCATATGAACATGATAAACGAAATATTCCAGAAAACTTACAAACAGTACAAGCTTGGAAAGCACAGTTTAATCAAGCTATGCAGGAACTTAGGTTAATGGAGGACGAATGGAAGAAAGTCCAGGAAGCGTATCAGCATTGGCAAAATGAAAATATACGTATTCAAGCTGAACAAAAAGGTGCTTCTAATCAATTTGAAAGTGCAAAATTAAAGAAAGAAGAGACTTTCGCACGCTTTATGAAAGAGCTAGAACAAAGCGGGTTTACAGATCAATTCACGTATAAAGAAGCCAAATTAAGCGATGCCGAGATGGAGATGTTACAAAAAGAAATTCAAGGTTATTATTCATCGCTTGAAGTACTTGCAAAACAAATTGAAGAGTTAAACTCAGAATTAAAAGATAAAGAGTATATGGATATTACATCTTTAGGTGAACACATAAAAGATCTAGAAATTAATCTCGATATAATTAAAGAAAAACGTCAACGTGCGCAAAATGCGGTAACATATATTTCTGATTTACATGAAAACATTAGACGTATTGACGAACAAATTCACGAGGAAGAAAAAGCCTTCCAAGAACTAGTTGATTTATATGAAGTAATGAAAGGTGATAACGAAAGTCGTATATCATTTGAACGTTACATCTTAATTGAGTATTTAGAACAAATTGTTCAAATCGCAAACGAACGACTACGTAAATTATCAAATGGACAATTTTATTTAAAACGAAGTGAGCGAGTTGAAAAAAGAAACCGCCAAAGTGGATTAGGTTTAGATGTGTACGATGCATACACTGGCCAAACGCGCGATGTAAAAACATTATCCGGCGGAGAGAAATTTAACGCATCACTTTGCCTAGCGCTAGGAATGGCAGATGTCATTCAAGCATATGAAGGCGGTATTTCCATCGAAACGATGTTCATCGATGAAGGGTTCGGTTCATTAGATGAAGAATCATTAACGAAAGCAGTAGATGCCTTAATTGACCTACAAAAATCAGGCCGATTTATCGGTGTCATTTCACACGTACAAGAGCTGAAAAACGCAATGCCAGCTGTATTAGAAGTAACGAAGCAGAAAGATGGATGTAGTCAGACTAGGTTTGTGGTGAAGTAA
- a CDS encoding ArsR/SmtB family transcription factor, which produces MTTYTSEMRKTLVSEEDVDILKIMAHPIRLQIVNELSTRKTCNVTQLTELLNIPQSTVSQHLSKMKGKVLRAERRGLEIYYHINNLKASKIVNVLGYIN; this is translated from the coding sequence ATGACAACATATACGAGTGAAATGAGAAAAACTTTAGTTTCAGAAGAAGATGTAGATATTTTAAAAATTATGGCGCATCCAATCCGACTGCAAATTGTAAATGAATTAAGTACGAGAAAAACTTGTAATGTAACACAATTAACAGAGTTACTGAATATTCCGCAATCTACTGTTTCACAACATTTATCAAAAATGAAGGGTAAAGTGTTACGAGCAGAGAGAAGAGGTTTAGAAATTTATTATCATATTAACAATTTAAAAGCGAGTAAGATTGTTAATGTTTTAGGGTATATAAACTAG
- a CDS encoding YkvS family protein, with the protein MKANIGDTILFQRNNLKITGSVLKLYTESVLVEITNVSGGTFEFDRTIVNHKNYKVLNTNT; encoded by the coding sequence ATGAAAGCAAACATAGGGGATACTATACTTTTTCAACGAAATAATTTAAAGATTACAGGATCTGTATTAAAACTTTATACTGAATCGGTCTTAGTTGAAATTACAAATGTAAGCGGTGGTACTTTTGAATTTGATCGAACAATTGTAAATCATAAAAACTATAAAGTTTTAAATACAAATACATAA
- a CDS encoding L-lactate MFS transporter: MKKSTVNPWLVVLGTVIVQMGLGTIYTWSLFNQPLVSKYGWSLNAVAITFSITSLSLAFSTLFASKLQEKWGLRKLIMIAGLALGLGLILSSQASSLILFYVLAGVVVGYADGTAYITSLSNLIKWFPERKGLIAGISVSAYGSGSLIFKYVNAQLIESVGVSQAFIYWGLIVTAMIVIGACLIHQAADQGAVHETKTKEYTTKEMLGTKQVYLLFIMLFTSCMSGLYLIGMVKDIGVQLVGLSAATAANAVAMVAIFNTLGRIILGPLSDKIGRLKIVTSTFVVMASSVLVLSFVDLNYGIYFVCVASVAFCFGGNITIFPAIVGDFFGMKNHSKNYGIVYQGFGFGALAGSFIGALLGGFKPTFMVIGVLCVVSFIIAILIQAPKQKKEKEEEYRSVA, from the coding sequence ATGAAAAAATCAACTGTTAATCCATGGCTTGTTGTCCTTGGCACAGTTATAGTACAGATGGGGCTTGGGACGATATATACATGGAGTTTATTCAATCAGCCTTTAGTTAGTAAATATGGTTGGAGTCTTAACGCTGTTGCGATAACTTTCTCAATTACTAGTCTTTCTTTAGCATTTTCAACTTTATTTGCGAGTAAATTGCAAGAAAAATGGGGACTTCGTAAACTTATTATGATAGCTGGATTAGCATTAGGACTAGGATTAATACTTAGTTCACAAGCATCCTCACTAATATTATTTTATGTACTAGCGGGAGTTGTTGTAGGTTATGCAGATGGTACAGCATATATCACTTCACTATCAAATTTAATAAAGTGGTTTCCAGAGCGTAAAGGTTTAATTGCTGGTATTTCTGTCTCTGCATATGGTTCAGGTAGCTTAATCTTTAAATACGTTAACGCACAGTTGATTGAATCAGTTGGTGTATCCCAAGCATTTATATACTGGGGTTTAATTGTTACAGCTATGATTGTAATTGGTGCTTGTTTAATCCATCAAGCTGCAGATCAAGGAGCAGTTCATGAAACAAAAACTAAGGAATACACAACGAAAGAAATGTTAGGCACAAAACAAGTATACTTATTATTTATCATGTTATTTACATCATGTATGAGTGGCTTATACTTAATTGGTATGGTAAAAGACATTGGTGTTCAACTTGTAGGACTTAGCGCAGCAACAGCAGCTAATGCGGTGGCTATGGTTGCAATCTTCAATACATTAGGTCGTATCATTTTAGGACCATTATCGGATAAAATTGGGCGTTTAAAAATCGTTACTAGTACTTTTGTTGTTATGGCGAGTTCAGTCTTAGTTCTAAGTTTTGTAGATTTAAATTATGGTATTTACTTCGTATGTGTAGCAAGTGTAGCGTTTTGCTTTGGTGGAAATATCACTATTTTCCCAGCTATTGTTGGTGATTTCTTCGGTATGAAAAACCATAGTAAGAACTACGGAATTGTGTATCAAGGGTTTGGATTTGGGGCGCTTGCAGGTTCCTTTATCGGTGCACTTCTAGGTGGATTCAAACCAACGTTCATGGTAATAGGTGTATTATGTGTCGTGTCATTCATTATCGCAATTTTAATTCAAGCACCTAAGCAGAAAAAAGAAAAAGAAGAAGAGTATCGCAGCGTAGCATAA
- the dhbA gene encoding 2,3-dihydro-2,3-dihydroxybenzoate dehydrogenase: MNLGEFDGQTVLVTGAAQGIGSVVAKMFLERGAKVIAVDQNEEGLNVLLNQNELNNTRMKTFRLDVSDSAAVEDMVNHITNEIAPIDILINVAGVLRMGPIHSLSDEDWNKTFSVNTTGVFNMSRAVSKNMMLRKSGAIVTVGSNAANTPRMEMAAYAASKAATTMFMKCLGLELAAYNIRCNLVSPGSTETEMQRLLWADENGAKNIIAGSQNTYRLGIPLQKIAQPSEVAEAVLFLASDRASHITMHNLCVDGGATLGV; the protein is encoded by the coding sequence ATGAACTTAGGGGAATTTGATGGGCAAACAGTTTTAGTAACAGGTGCAGCACAAGGCATAGGCAGTGTCGTTGCCAAAATGTTTTTAGAAAGAGGAGCCAAAGTTATTGCGGTTGATCAAAATGAAGAGGGGTTAAATGTACTCTTAAATCAAAATGAATTAAATAATACACGTATGAAAACGTTTCGTTTAGATGTGAGTGATAGCGCCGCTGTTGAAGACATGGTAAATCATATTACAAATGAAATAGCGCCAATAGATATTTTAATAAATGTTGCAGGGGTTTTACGTATGGGACCAATTCATTCGTTAAGTGATGAAGATTGGAATAAAACATTCTCTGTAAATACGACAGGGGTTTTCAATATGTCCCGAGCGGTAAGTAAAAATATGATGTTAAGAAAATCGGGGGCAATTGTTACAGTCGGTTCAAATGCGGCAAATACGCCAAGAATGGAGATGGCTGCGTATGCTGCGTCAAAGGCCGCAACGACGATGTTTATGAAATGTTTAGGACTAGAGCTTGCGGCATACAATATACGCTGCAACTTAGTTTCTCCAGGTTCTACTGAAACTGAGATGCAAAGATTACTATGGGCTGATGAGAATGGAGCTAAAAATATAATTGCTGGTTCTCAAAATACATATAGACTCGGAATTCCATTACAAAAAATTGCACAACCTTCAGAAGTTGCTGAAGCAGTGTTATTTTTAGCCTCAGATAGAGCGAGTCATATTACAATGCACAATTTATGTGTCGATGGCGGTGCTACGTTAGGAGTTTAA
- the dhbC gene encoding isochorismate synthase DhbC: protein MNEHIAVKELSEKLLDDYKTESSFFFASPTRTILTEGEFTTVKHREIESFPELVQTTLSNAKQAGNPNPIVVGALPFDRRKEVQLIVPEYSRISERLQLDTTNQLETNENATFEMTPMPDPEVYMNGVKQGIEKIQDGDLKKIVLSRSLDVKSSEKIDKQKLLRELAEHNKHGYTFAVNLPKDEKENSKTLIGASPELLISRNGMQVISNPLAGSRPRSEDPVEDKRRAEELLSSPKDLHEHAVVVEAVAAALRPYCHTLHVPEKPSVIHSEAMWHLSTEVKGELKDPNTSSLQLAIALHPTPAVCGTPMEKAREAIQHIEPFDREFFTGMLGWSDLNGDGEWIVTIRCAEVQENTLRLYAGAGVVAESKPEDELAETSAKFQTMLKALGLRDSSLNEK from the coding sequence ATGAATGAACATATAGCTGTAAAGGAATTGTCAGAAAAACTTTTAGATGATTATAAGACTGAATCTTCATTCTTTTTCGCTTCACCAACTCGAACGATATTAACAGAAGGAGAGTTTACTACAGTAAAGCATCGTGAAATTGAAAGTTTCCCAGAGCTTGTGCAAACGACATTAAGTAATGCGAAACAAGCTGGAAATCCAAATCCTATCGTTGTGGGTGCTTTGCCATTTGATCGTAGAAAAGAAGTCCAACTCATCGTACCAGAATATAGCAGAATTTCTGAGCGGTTACAATTGGATACAACAAATCAGCTTGAAACAAATGAGAACGCAACATTTGAAATGACGCCAATGCCAGACCCTGAAGTTTATATGAATGGTGTGAAGCAAGGAATTGAAAAAATACAGGACGGTGATTTAAAGAAAATCGTTCTATCCAGATCGTTAGATGTTAAATCTTCCGAAAAGATTGATAAGCAAAAACTTCTGCGAGAATTAGCAGAGCATAATAAGCATGGTTATACATTTGCTGTGAATTTACCGAAAGATGAAAAGGAGAACAGTAAAACGCTAATTGGAGCAAGCCCTGAATTACTTATTTCACGTAATGGTATGCAAGTTATTTCTAACCCGTTAGCTGGTTCAAGGCCACGTAGTGAGGACCCAGTAGAAGATAAAAGAAGAGCAGAGGAATTACTTTCTTCTCCAAAAGATTTACATGAACATGCGGTAGTAGTGGAAGCGGTTGCCGCTGCACTTCGTCCGTATTGTCATACATTACATGTTCCAGAAAAGCCATCAGTTATTCATAGTGAAGCGATGTGGCATTTGTCTACAGAAGTGAAAGGTGAACTTAAGGATCCAAATACTTCTTCTTTACAATTAGCAATTGCCCTTCATCCTACGCCAGCAGTTTGCGGAACTCCGATGGAAAAAGCAAGAGAGGCTATACAGCATATTGAGCCATTTGACCGCGAGTTCTTTACAGGAATGCTAGGATGGAGCGATTTAAATGGAGATGGAGAATGGATTGTTACAATTCGTTGTGCTGAAGTACAAGAAAATACACTTCGTTTATATGCAGGAGCTGGAGTTGTTGCTGAGTCAAAACCAGAAGATGAGTTAGCAGAAACATCAGCTAAGTTCCAAACAATGCTAAAAGCTTTAGGGTTAAGAGATAGTTCACTTAATGAAAAATAG
- a CDS encoding (2,3-dihydroxybenzoyl)adenylate synthase — translation MLVGYTEWPKEFADRYREAGCWLGETFGGVLRERAEKYGNQIAVVSGKTHITYSELNKKVDRLAAGLLNLGIKKEDRVVIQLPNIIEFFEICFALFRIGALPVFALPSHRSSEISYFCEFGEASAYVISDKALGFDYRKLAREVKEKVPNLQQVIVVGEEEEFVNINDLYMDPVSLPEVQPSDVAFLQLSGGTTGLSKLIPRTHDDYIYSLRVSAEICNLSAESVYMAVLPVAHNYPMSSPGTFGTFYAGGKVVLATGGSPDEAFALIEKEKVTITALVPPLAMIWLDAASSRNADLSSLEVIQVGGAKFSAEVAKRIRPTFGCTLQQVFGMAEGLVNYTRLDDPEEIIIHTQGRPMSALDEVRVVDENDNDVKPGEVGSLLTRGPYTIRGYYKAEEHNARSFTKDGFYRTGDLVKVNEQGYIIVEGRDKDQINRGGEKVAAEEVENHLLAHDAVHDVAIVSMPDDYLGERTCAFVIARGQVPAVSELKMFLRERGIAAYKIPDRIEFIESFPQTGVGKVSKKELRKVIAEKLITVKQ, via the coding sequence ATGCTAGTAGGTTATACAGAATGGCCAAAAGAATTTGCCGATCGTTACCGAGAAGCAGGATGTTGGCTTGGTGAAACATTTGGAGGAGTGTTAAGAGAGCGAGCTGAGAAATATGGAAATCAAATCGCGGTTGTAAGCGGTAAGACGCATATAACGTACAGTGAACTTAATAAAAAGGTAGATCGTTTAGCAGCAGGTTTACTGAATTTAGGAATAAAGAAAGAGGACAGAGTTGTAATCCAGTTACCTAACATTATCGAGTTTTTCGAAATATGTTTTGCGCTATTTAGAATTGGAGCGCTTCCTGTCTTTGCACTACCTTCACATCGAAGCAGTGAAATTAGTTATTTTTGTGAGTTTGGCGAGGCGAGCGCTTACGTTATTTCAGATAAGGCTCTTGGTTTTGATTATCGAAAACTAGCAAGAGAAGTGAAAGAGAAAGTGCCAAATTTACAACAAGTCATTGTAGTGGGAGAAGAAGAAGAATTTGTGAACATAAATGATCTGTATATGGATCCCGTCTCATTACCAGAAGTTCAGCCAAGTGATGTTGCGTTTCTCCAATTATCAGGAGGGACAACAGGACTTTCTAAATTAATTCCTCGAACGCATGATGATTATATTTATAGTTTACGTGTTAGCGCTGAAATTTGTAATTTAAGTGCAGAGAGTGTCTATATGGCCGTTCTTCCAGTAGCACATAATTACCCGATGAGCTCTCCTGGAACATTTGGAACTTTCTATGCAGGTGGAAAAGTTGTGCTGGCAACTGGGGGTAGTCCGGATGAGGCATTTGCACTTATCGAAAAAGAAAAAGTTACGATTACTGCTCTCGTACCGCCATTAGCAATGATATGGCTTGACGCTGCATCTTCTCGTAATGCTGATTTATCGAGTCTAGAGGTTATTCAAGTAGGTGGTGCTAAGTTTAGTGCTGAGGTTGCAAAACGTATACGCCCTACATTTGGATGTACGTTACAGCAAGTATTTGGTATGGCGGAAGGATTAGTGAACTATACAAGATTAGACGATCCGGAAGAAATTATTATTCATACACAAGGTAGACCAATGTCTGCACTCGATGAAGTACGAGTTGTTGATGAAAATGACAACGATGTAAAACCTGGCGAAGTAGGTAGTTTATTAACACGAGGTCCATATACAATTCGTGGTTACTATAAAGCCGAAGAGCATAATGCCCGATCATTTACAAAGGATGGGTTTTATCGCACAGGTGATCTTGTAAAAGTAAATGAACAAGGATACATCATTGTAGAAGGAAGAGATAAAGATCAAATTAACCGTGGTGGTGAGAAAGTTGCTGCGGAAGAAGTTGAAAATCATCTATTAGCACACGATGCGGTCCATGACGTAGCAATTGTATCTATGCCTGACGATTATTTAGGTGAACGCACCTGTGCTTTTGTTATAGCTCGCGGACAAGTTCCAGCAGTAAGTGAATTAAAAATGTTTTTAAGAGAACGTGGTATAGCGGCTTATAAAATTCCAGATCGAATTGAATTTATTGAATCATTCCCGCAAACAGGAGTCGGAAAAGTCAGCAAAAAGGAACTACGTAAAGTCATTGCTGAAAAACTTATTACAGTAAAACAATAA
- a CDS encoding isochorismatase family protein: MAIPSISVYKMPIESELPKNKVNWTPDPKRAVLLIHDMQEYFLDAYSDKESPKVELISNIKMIREKCKELGIPVVYTAQPGGQTLEQRGLLQDFWGDGIPAGPDKKKIVDELTPDEDDIFLTKWRYSAFKKTNLLEILNEQGRDQLIICGIYAHIGCLLTACEAFMDGIEPFFVADAVADFSLEHHKQALEYASNRCAVTTSTNLLLNDLQSVKDDESEGITIQEVHELVAQLLREPVESIDIDEDLLNRGLDSVRIMSLVEKWRREGKEITFADLAERPTVAGWYSLLSSQTAQVL, from the coding sequence ATGGCTATCCCATCTATTTCAGTATATAAAATGCCAATTGAATCAGAACTACCAAAAAATAAAGTGAATTGGACACCAGATCCGAAACGTGCAGTACTTTTAATTCATGACATGCAAGAATATTTTCTTGATGCATATAGCGATAAAGAATCACCAAAAGTAGAACTTATTTCAAATATTAAAATGATAAGAGAAAAATGTAAGGAACTTGGTATACCAGTTGTTTATACAGCACAACCTGGTGGACAAACGTTGGAACAACGAGGTTTATTACAAGACTTTTGGGGTGACGGTATACCTGCTGGACCAGATAAAAAGAAAATTGTTGATGAACTTACTCCTGATGAGGATGATATATTCCTAACAAAATGGAGATATAGTGCATTTAAAAAGACAAATCTATTAGAAATTTTAAATGAACAAGGAAGAGATCAACTCATTATTTGCGGTATTTATGCGCATATTGGCTGTCTTTTAACAGCTTGTGAAGCATTTATGGATGGTATAGAGCCGTTCTTTGTAGCAGATGCAGTTGCTGATTTTTCACTAGAGCATCATAAACAAGCATTGGAGTATGCATCTAATAGATGTGCAGTAACGACATCAACAAACCTACTGTTAAACGATTTACAAAGTGTAAAAGATGATGAGAGTGAAGGAATCACTATACAGGAAGTGCATGAACTAGTTGCACAACTACTTCGTGAGCCAGTAGAGAGTATTGATATTGATGAGGACTTATTAAATAGAGGGCTTGATTCGGTCAGAATTATGAGTTTAGTAGAGAAGTGGCGTCGTGAAGGGAAAGAAATCACTTTTGCAGATTTAGCAGAACGTCCAACTGTTGCAGGTTGGTACAGTTTACTATCTTCACAAACAGCACAGGTGCTGTAA